A region from the Ptychodera flava strain L36383 chromosome 12, AS_Pfla_20210202, whole genome shotgun sequence genome encodes:
- the LOC139145846 gene encoding uncharacterized protein isoform X1: MVRDIAEQWINYDQRRLSGTTEGSNIDKEAFQQYFSNPAQGFGKLLYEYVNRQSQSKYSDAADTTDGSTRVRKEDFVITAKSLLSLSHSKSDQIKFYCNLYSKGEDKLTEEDSRQLIEAAYVMYMASMGFRCEVTETTHAAIVANFATKLSSCKDMNAISYCIQCNCPDLLTGMHDWVVLLLNAEANPDSLQPIEEERLPGSMLSYPLAWLISCSVPATYTVESTMKSAMDKTNNLRWDHWMTLYDSNTKGLSMNRFQHHTLSYKGPTIMLVTCSGGYLFVIAVDQEWRESTQHWGGSGCAILQFAPTFKSLEEGANMMFLNDRSRSLPKGIMVGKNNNSPVLTIDGGLTEVTHTHGMKSGLESIEVIGCGGSDAIACQTKQKEWELRQAHRQRKVPLPGNWDENPDKFLLELGGIKVNHAEQVRDNY, from the exons CAATACTTTTCAAATCCAGCACAAGGGTTTGGTAAACTTTTGTATGAGTATGTCAATCGACAAAGCCAATCCAAATATTCCGATGCGGCAGATACAACAGATGGCAGTACTCGTGTCAGGAAAGAAGACTTTGTCATCACAGCCAAGAGTCTTTTGTCACTTAGCCACAGTAAATCTGATCAAATTAAGTTCTACTGCAATCTGTACTCCAAGGGTGAGGACAAGTTAACTGAAGAAG ACAGTAGACAACTGATAGAAGCTGCCTATGTGATGTACATGGCCTCAATGGGATTCAGGTGTGAGGTGACAGAGACAACTCATGCCGCTATTGTTGCAAACTTTGCCACCAAGCTTTCATCTTGTAAAGACATGAATGCTATCAGTTACTGTATACAGTGCAATTGTCCAGATCTGCTGACAGGCATGCATGACTGGGTTGTATTACTTCTTAATGCAGAGGCTAATCCAGAC AGTTTACAACCGATTGAAGAAGAGCGTTTACCAGGGTCTATGTTGAGTTATCCATTAGCTTGGTTAATATCATGCAGTGTACCAGCAACATATACAGttgaatcaacaatgaaaagtGCTATGGACAAG ACAAATAATCTGCGATGGGATCACTGGATGACATTGTATGACAGCAATACCAAGGGACTTAGCATGAATCGATTTCAACATCACACATTGAGTTACAAAGGACCAACCATTATGCTTGTCACATGTAGTGGTGGCTATTTGTTTGTCATAGCAGTGGACCAGGAATGGAG GGAGAGTACACAGCATTGGGGAGGTAGTGGATGTGCTATTTTACAGTTTGCACCAACGTTCAAGTCTCTAGAAG AGGGCGCTAATATGATGTTTCTGAATGACAGGTCACGTAGCCTACCAAAGGGAATCATGGTTGGGAAGAATAACAACAGCCCTGTACTAACCATAGATGGTGGTTTGACAGAAGTCACTCACACTCATGGAATGAAAAGTGGATTAGAGTCTATTGAG GTTATTGGTTGTGGTGGTAGTGATGCCATTGCATGTCAAACCAAACAGAAAGAATGGGAGCTGAGACAAGCACATAGACAGAGAAAG GTTCCTCTTCCAGGGAATTGGGATGAAAATCCAGACAAATTTCTATTGGAATTGGGAGGAATCAAAGTCAACCATGCAGAACAAGTTAGAGATAACTATTAA